A window of Cinclus cinclus chromosome 17, bCinCin1.1, whole genome shotgun sequence genomic DNA:
GAGAACACAACACTTAAACACTTGTGCTTGGAGCCAAATGCAACTGCAACTGGCCCAGTCCTAGCTGTGCTTTACAGAGATGGTTTAAATGCAGGTCTAAGCTTTCCTGGGACAATCCTATCTGAGTGCctgccagctccctgtgctctgctgctgttctacATCCGGCTGAGCAGCTCAGAGAAGAGTtgcaggctctgagcagcaagAACCAGTGCTGAATACAAGATGAGGGGACAGCACtgcagtgggcagcagggaggagctgaagcCATTGATGCAGagagtgggagctgcaggagagtaGTGTTATCCCAGCAGGGGATTTCCCTGGACACAGCATTTGGGGATGCTGCTAAACCTAATGCCCTTTTTCCATGCGTGTCATGGGGAGGTTTGGGCAGATAGGCAAAGAAAACTCTTGGAGCACTCAGGGCTTCCCCTCATTTCATGGCAGTGGCTgttctgctgcatttctgcttctctgcaaaCAGCCCCAGCACACCACCAGGCACCAAGGCGTGGACCTTACTACCACTACCAgcccagtgctcctgcagcagtgggatTGCCCTGGAGCACAACCCACTGCTGATTTTCTCACTCTGGGGGCTGAcagctgcaggcactgctgcagtgCAAGAAAATACAGCGTGGGggggatgtggcactcagggcaCATTAACCAGTATATTAACCAAGCAAAATCTCACTGGATACCAGGAAGTTCATCAATACTGTCTATACGGGCCTAAAAAAAACCAGCTGAGACATCTACATCTTTTATTTGTACCATCTGTTTTCACAGGCCTCACTTAAGGGACAGAAATCCATAAGGTCTTACTCACTTGAACCCCTTTCTCAACAGACCCCTGTGAGTCTGTTGGCAATGGGAGTAGCTTGAGCCTTTCTctgccagcacacagctgtGGCAGGAGGTTTAGGTAGAGCTCAGAGAAAGgttcttcccttccccagagggtgctgggcactgcccaggctccccagggaatggtcccagccccgaggctgccagagctccaggagtttttggacagcgctgccagggatggacagggtgggACTGTTGGGGTAtctctgcagggacaggagtggcACTCATGATCTGTGTGGGGCCCTTTCAGCTTGGAACAATCTATAACTCAAGTTCAGGGTAAGGCATTTCCATGGAAGCTGTGCTCTTGGAGCTGCCCACcacagggtgggcagggagggcacAAGGAGCcagtatgaaaataaaactttaccAATTATAAATAGTACAAAAGGGCAGGAAcggctgctgcagcctgtcccATGTACTGGGTGCAGCCACTGGCACACACAGTCaagggcagctccttcccagcaaCAGGCAGCACTCCCACAGGGAATGCGGCTCCGTGTGAGCCCAGGTGTCAGGTACTGCACACAAATCCATCCCCGGAGCAAAGGGAATGCCAGGACACGGAGCCTCCTGCTGGGCAGGGGCCTGGGAAGGTGCAGCCCCTGTCgtggcagctgctcaggacGGGATCATGCCCTTGCTGCGCTTCCTGTCGGCCATGGCCCGGCGGTTGTGGTTGGCTCTTGTGCTTTTGTTCGCCTCCTTCTTCCTCCGCTCCTGCACTGTCTCCCGGTTCTGCCCGTGGCCCTTGGCATTCCCAACAACGGCAGAGCTGTCGTGCTTGTGCCTGGAACACGCAGAGAAAGGACATCACGACGGGCCCGCTGCACTCGTGGGGACTAAATCCCAGACCCCCACAAACACCAGGGTGTGAGGAGCTCAGCCTAGGGCTCATCCCAGGGCTCCCACGGCAGCATCAGCCACACCACCGTGTCCTTCCATGCACTGAGCCCATCAGCTGAAAACAGCTATGAAACTGTCCCAAAATCCTTGAGGGAGCTGTTGGAGCTCTAGCAGTTGTGCTCTCCAAGGTCTTGTCTGGCACAGGGTTCTGCTGCTtggagtgacagaacaagggggaatggctttttGTTGAAAaaggggagatttagattggctgttaggaagaaattgttcccggggagggtggggaggccctggcacagggtgcccagaaaagctgtggctgtccatggatctctggaagtgtccaagaccaggctggacagagcttggagcaccctgagATAGTGGCAGTTCTCCCTTCCcttggcaggggttggaacaagatggtcttaaggtcccttcccacccaaactaCTCCATGATTCCATGCCATGCCTCCCCTATTCAATGGGATAGCAGTGAAGTAAAGGATGGGTGAGGAAGTTCACCCTACTGCAGTAGGACCCTGATACACAGGCATGTCAAGGAACAGGAACAGCCTCAACAATTCCAGTAAGCAGCAGAACAACTGCAGAGCCAGAGGGAGATCCTTGCTTACCCCTTCCTGGCAAGGAATGCCTGGCGCCTGGCTTCAGCCCTCTCCCGCAGCACTGCTGGGTCCTGCACAAAGTGGTCCTACAAGGAGGCAATGGAACAGGTTAGGAAACTTATCAGCACTGTGCAGAAGCCTGGAGAGGACAGAATTCTGTTGGGAGCAGAGTCAATTCCTGGTTCATTACCTCTGGCCCAGTGGGATTGGTCTCAAGGACTCCAAACACAACAGCTGGCACAAAACCTGCCTGAAAACCTTCCCATACcgtggctgctcccagcacatccATGGAAACAGTGTCAGTGACCCTGTGAGTGCTCTGCTGGCACTGTCTGTCTCTGGGATAAAGCAGATTAAAACTCTCCATGGAAGGAAtgtcacagctgcagcacagttaggccaggaagcagcagagttGTCCTTGGGGACACATCACAGCCCAGCAGCCATtgaacagcagctctgtccctgctgctgctcagagattCCCTCTCTGAAACAGGAAATCTGCTCCACATCACCTGCAGGTGAAGCAGGGAAGAAATATGGTAAATCTTAATGCTACTCCAGCGAAACATCACctttgttctttccttttcagcttcctcctcctcctcttcatcctcttcctctGTCTCCTGTCCTTCCTCCTGGCCTTTAGGTCTCAAGACCTGAGGAATTGTGAATGGCCTGGGAATTAAGACACAAatagttaggaaaaaaaacagcacagcCACAAACATTTCTCTGAACACCACATCCTTTCTGGCTTGCATTATGTCTTTAAAAAGATGAGAAGCTACAGATTTCATGGACTTCATTTTcctgaacaaaaaaaccccaggagaCCCAGGAGTTGGTGCCACATTCCTATGGGCAATTAACAAACACACACTCTTCACTAGGGAATGTTCACTATGAAATTGtcactgaaaataataatagttaaaaaaaaaaaacaaccctgaaaCCTCACAAAGAATTTCTCCACAGAAACAACTGCTTCCTTTGGGAAATGGGCATCCAGACACAGCTACAAGGCAATATTAAGGAGCATCCTTTGCTAGGCTTTAGCTCAGCAGACAGGGAACATCTGTTGTACAAGACAAATTTGGGTAGAACCATTAATGCTCACCCAGTGCTGTGCTCCAAACCTCTGACTGGTCAGGGCTATCCAGGgagccccagctccattgctGTGCCCCAGTTTCCTACAGGGGGAAATCCCTGGAGACATTAATCAGGCTTTATAAGTCACTCTGGACATACAGAGCAAAGGGCCTGGGGGTGGAGGAAGTATTCACCACATGCCTATAACTCTCCtttaatataaatatgtgtCTGTGTTTAAAATCCATTGGAATTCAGACCCACCATTCCACTgccaaagaaataaatgtaaaaccAGAAAAGTCTTTGATATGTCAAACCAACAGATCCAGTTTTCAACTGTGACATCCACTAGTTGATTCTAGGGGCAGTGAGAcctgaaagaggggaaaacacCTGGGTGCCACATTCTTACAGGCAAAACACAAAAAGGATTTAAATTGAAGCTTCTCAACactttgggggggggagggacaAAAAAGCCTCAAAGCTTCAATTTGGTTTGAGGTTAGGAATGGTGACAACTTCATAATACATCACAATTCAAAAGGCCACTTTCAGAAGTGTTAAAGCAGCTTTTAGACCACATGTTTTCTAAAACAGATATTCTCTAGCCTCCATCCCCACTAACCCTTTGCTTCCCAAAAGCTAATTGTGTGCAGCTGTCAGTCATGGTGCAGAGTGCTGTGCAGCCCATCAGGGAGGGAATCAATTCCAGCTGTCAGCACTCAAGACGGTATTGGCAGGGAAAAGTTTGGTTGTAAAACTTCCCAAACGTTGACGTTTTCCTTTGCTAACCAGCCATTTTAGGTTGTCCAGCTCCACTGATTTTCCAAGCTGTTTTCCTTGCTCTAAAGAGAAGCATGCTGAGTACAAGCTTCCACACATGGCAAACTCCCCTCTTGCATTTGCTGACCAGCTGAGGCAATGGCAAAGTGGGAGCTGGAGAACATCCTGGATAcaatctgttttcctttgcaataTATTCTTGAAATTTAGGAATTATTTGGCTAGGAATTTAGTTTATATTTATGTACAGCCACTTTTCGTTAAGGTTCTTTGCCTCGAGGGTGCTATCACTTTGTGTTCAAGGCACTGGGAACACTCCTTAGCCACAGGAGAAGGGAGACCCAAACCTTCCTCCTTGCACATcacagggaaaacagaaagggGTGGTTTGAAGCTCTAGTGGAGGAACAGAGTCCAAAGCAGCGTTTCCCAGGTTTATGGGAGCCAGGGAACTCGGTGGTGATTCTCCCGtggctccctccctccctcctcctctcagTATTCACCTCCTGGAGATGAGCTCATCATCCGAGTCAGCATCGTTAGCACCCACTTGGTTCCCATCATAGGTGTCATCGTACTCGTCCTCGTAATCCTCATAACCCTCGCAGTCCTGGGCTGCTCcgggctgcaggggcagctcctgcagcaccacgCTGTACTGGCTGTAGcgctgcctctgctccctcacCAGCCGCTTGTCGTTCACCAAGCTCCGGGTCGTGtccttctccctcctgcccaggaacagaggaaaaggcagaggtCAAACCCTTCCCTCGAAGCTGCTTTTTCCACTGCTAGTCAGTGGAATGTCAAGCGATGCAAGTCTCATCCCCAGTGCCACGGGTCCTCCTTACCCCACCTGTTGGCCTGCTGGTTTATAGaaacatggaatggtttgggcaggaagggaccttaaaactcgTCTTATTCCACCCTCAGaccttccactatctcaggttgctccaagccctgtccaacctggccttggacacttccagggatccaggggcagccacagctgctctgggcaccctgtgccagggtctgcccaccctcccagagaacaattccttcccaatatcccatccagccctgtcctctggcagtaGGAAACcactccctgtgtcctggcactccaAGCTCTTGTAAACAGTCTCTCTTCCATCTTTCTTGACAGCcccttcaggtcctggaaggcTCCAATTAGGTAATCTCAGAGCTTTCTCTTCAGGCTAGACAATCCTAATTCTCCCAGTCTTTCCACACAGCAgttctgctccatccctctgatcagcCTGGTGCCTCCTTTGCtctcactccagcagctccaggtccttcctgtgctggatggAGTGATCCAAGGGGGTCATTTGTACCAGGGCTGTTTGGCCACTAAAAAAGAGCAGGAATGGGAGACCACCACTATCACTTCAGACACAGAGAAAGCTTTCACAGGAGGCCAAATGCAATTCTATTCCAGATGAAACATGGCCAAGGTGCATGGAGCATaaatgtgaggggaaaaggaCAAATGTTGATGGGGAGATCCAAAAAACAACCAGTGCAGGTGAGGATGCGAATAAACACATCTCCCAAGGCAAAGAACAAAACAGTAAAGAGAGTGACTGTGATTCAACCTCTTGGAGCGCTGCAAGggcttgctttttaaatttagaaggcaagttaaattattttaaagaaaggaagatcAAGAAACAGAGGGGttaaaaagcagctgctgagtgTCTCAAGCTGCACAAGCACAAGCTCTGAAGTCCCATTTTTCAGACTAGCCAAGTACATATTTACAGCAAAGCAACAGGGGATTCTACtgtccagcattcccaggacaACTTGCAGCCCCCAGAGTTCAGGAAGACCCAGCATCAGTTGATTTTATCAGTGAAAGGACCTGTCCAAGGCAGTGGCAGTGACTCAGGTAGGGACTGAGGGAATGTGATCCAACAGCCTGGATTTTCATTGGGAATCTCAAAACAAAGGAAGTTTAATGCTGGAGATGGTTCCCTCTCTGCCATGACTCACTGCCTGCATTGGGCTGCCCTCCCAAGCAGGTGGTGAGTTCACCTGTCCCGGGATCCCTGGGATAACACCTCCTGTGGGAATTCAGCTGAGGCTGAACCCTGGTAATTGCTTCCTGTCGAGCTGGTCTGATGactgcagaggagctgcatGAAATGGTCTGGGCACCAATCCCAGGAAAAACAGTGGGATAGCTCCTCTAGCCCCATGGAGCTCAGGACATGCTCTGACTTCAGGAGACAGATTCAGCTGACAACTAGGACTGGACAGGCACAGACAAGTGCCATCACTTTTCAGGACCAGCAGTTGGTACATTTATATTTCCTTGTGTTTGATTCCCTTCTCATCCTGTCTGGATTTCTCTTTCTGAAGGACAGTCCCTGACCAAACTGCTGATGCTGAGAGTGGCCAGAACATCCTGCTGTGGCTCTTTAGGCACTACGGTGACACCAGGCTTAGCAACAGCACCCAGAACACAAGAGAATTTGGTGAGCAAAAGgtatttagaagaaaaaagtaattaaatatttgatgCAAGTCAAATCCAAAGCAAATCTCAGACTAAGCTTGGAGAGCCCTATTACCCAAACACTGGGCTGAACCATCAGTGCTGAATATTAAATCCTGGAGACAAGGTactgcagcttttccttggACTCAATGGGTTATGGTCACCTTTGAGCATTGCTGATCTCCAGGTTTTAAACTACTCAAACTACAACTACTGTGTCTGGACAGTTTTCCCAAATGCTCTGAAATCAAGGATGGCAAACAATaccaggaagagcagcagcaagaggaTAATCCCAAGAGGTCACGTAACTACAGCAGGAGAGAGAACTTCTCTAGGACTGATGGTGACCCTGGAGAGAAGGCACCCCTGGAGGGCAGTGCCatgggagcagatcccagagcCTGGCTTAGGGATGATTTACAGCTCCCAAAGCTCTCCAAGTGATCTGCAGAGGGAGCTCTGAGCAGGATATTCCATCCACTGGATGCTCTGTGCTGAACTTGGTGCCCTCTGGCCTTgaccaggctgctgcagcaagGCTTTGGGAATCAGGGATAACCCAGCAAGTCTTTGGGAAACAGGGATAACTCAGCACATCTGTGCAAGGCTTCGGGAAACAGGGATAACCCAGCACATGTGTGCAAGGCTTTGGGAAACAGGGATAACCCAGCACATGTGTGCAAGGCTTTGGGAATCAGGGATAACCCAGCACACCTGTGAAATGCACCTGTCTCACAGAGCAAGGCACCACAATGAAAGGCTCTGTCTGAATTCTCAGCTATAGCCACAACAACAGTGATGGCCTTggccagagagaaaagaaattcctttcttGCTCAGCCAAGACAGGATTAgcactgtggcactgctctgAGGAGCTGGGCCACTGGACTTGGGGACAGAAGTGTTTTACTCCTAGAGGTTGATTCAACCAAAACCTTAATTGGAAGCTCTCAGCTCACATGGCTCCAACTCCAGCCAGACTTTTAGTTATCTGCTGTGTAAATACATCCCAACATTAAGATCACACTTGGCTGGTTAGAGAAGGTGCTTAAagtctagtgggaggtgtccctgcccatggcaggggatggaacaagatgaactttaaggttccttctaacccaaagcattccaagaTTCTGTGATATGCTTTAAAAGAATCTGGAACAAGGAAACCACACTACAGAGTTGGCATCAGTGTGAGCCAGCACCACATACCCAGCtaaggagaaaacaaagagaaaactggTGGGGTTTTGTAGTAATCtgtgctcatggcagggggatcCTTGCTCATTGCAGGCAGATTCACtaaatgacctttaaaggtccctcccaacccaaactacTCCATGAGTCCAAGTGCCCTCCTGCAGGAAGCTTTACAGCAGTAGGAACAACAGAAGTAGTCTAAGGCACTGAATGTTATCAGATGTTGAAGTAGATGGATATTGAATCTTCCCTTGGCTCTAAATCAAATCATTAGTTATTCTCAGCTCTGACTCACAATCCCAGGCTCAGGGATGGTGCTTTGCAAGGTCTGTTGTTCAGTGCAAGTTTAACATTAAGCCCAAGGAGCAAGAGCCTGACATTACAGATGAGCTTGGCAGGGCAATCTCCAGCAGCAGACACAGGAAAGCCTATTAGGAAAAACACTAAGTGAAACCAACCCCCTCataatatttcatttcactttccCAGACAAACAGGTGGGGAACATTTTTGATAAGCCTTCCTCCCTGCCAAAACATTCCTGCAGGAGGTTTTTAGGAGAGATAAATGTGCAGGTTCCCAGGTGTTTGTTCCTCCTGACAGGCAGAGTTAATGACTGGGTGCCAACACTCACCTCTTGCCTTTCTGGATCCGAGACATATCCACTGCATCCCTACTGAAAACATCAAACTCATCATTCTGGAAAACATTATAGCGAGAGCTGACCAGAGGGGTAGGGTCTGTCTTCAGCTGTCTGttaaaaaacaagcagagagaataaaaacaaaagtgaaGTAAGGAAGAGAAAtcctctctcttccccaagTCCTTGGTTTATCCTTTGTCTGTTCCAGAATGATCCTGAGCACACCAAGAAGTGCTGGCTGAATCACAGGGTACAACCCCTTCCCAGCCACACTCTGGCACAAGCACAGCACTTCCCAAAGCTTGGATTTGAGGGGAAACTAAAGCAACTCACAACAAGCCAAGAGAAAATTCTTCTGTTCATTTCAGAGTCTATCAAACCATGCAGGACAACAGAATATTCAACAGACTGCCTGGTCtcagaacagtgactcagtgAAGACAAACACTAAGTGTGATGAATTacaggctggaaaaaaatccaataattTGTTGCTGCTGATTTCAAGATATTTATCTCCCTTGTTAAATCTTTCTCAGGGTTCCAGGTTTGTGTTTGTTCAACTTGTAAGTCAAAAGACTGTACTTTTGACATTCATTTTGGTGGTGCAGACAGCTCAGCTGGGCAGCTGCAAATGCTGCTGTGCTCCCCTATAAATCAGCAGGGGTCAGAATTCGACATTTCCTATTGAACCAGAAGCTTTGTTTCAAGATGCaaaaggcaggaagaaaaaaaatccagctctaTCTTGTGGAactgctggctctgcagaaaAACCAATCCTTCCTAAAGCCTGTCCTGCACCAGTAGTGCCAAAGTCAGCAGATCTGACTGCGGGAACACAAAGATTGTTgcaaaattaggattttttacATCATTTTTCCGATAAAGATGCTTTCCTTTAATGCAACAGTGAGACAGTCTGCCCATAACTCCATAAAATGCGAACAAACAGCACATTCACATCCTGATGCTCTGTCAGGAACTGCTGGtgcagcacaaacacacactcacagctgCAGACAAACTCCAACAACTCAATCCTGCCACCAGCTAAAAActctccatcccttgtccaaTCCAGGAAAGCAGGACAAGCCTGGTAAGTTTGTCAGAGGGAAACATAAAAATGGATCTGAATCGTCATATCTTCACTCACAAAACAGCAGCCTGTTAAATAACCATATTTGACTCTGTGGGTTGAATTCCAGCCAAATTGGCTCCTCTGATGTCCTTTCCTGCAGGacagctgggattttcccacCTGTGACAAGAAACACTGCAGCAAAATAACTTTTGAGGGCAacatattctattctattctattctattctattctattctattctattctattctattctattctattctattctattctattctattctattctattctattctagcATTTCACGTACAAGTGTTTTTGTCCCATCACAAAACACAACCCAGCACCTGCTCTACTCCAACAACAAGCAGCAAAGGTCCCACTCCTCCACAGGGACACAAGGAGGGCAGAAAACTGGTGATAGGTGACAATGAAAAGCTGTCACTGCAGTTCTTTACCCCAAATATGCAAATTCTTAGAGCTCTCCAAGTGCTGAGCCTTCAGTGAGAACAATGAAGTGAGACAGAAACAACCAGAGGTTGTCCCACACCTTTGCATCCTTCGGTCCAGCTTACACAGGTATGGCACCAGCTTATCTTCCAGGATGTTGTTGATCACCTGCTCTGTGTCGTATCCATACTCCTCCAGGCAGGCCAGGATGAATCCCTCTCCAAGGTCTGGCAGCAGATCCTTCACTTGGGAGATCAGGGAGTCCAGCTCCACGCCAGACACACGGGTGACGGGCGCAGCCACAGCACCGGCACACTACAGACACCAAACACAACTGGTGGGCACTGGGGAGGGACAGAGCTGAGGGCAGGCAGTGTGcacagaaatacacagaaagCAGCACTCTGGGCTGTCAGGGTTTCAACACACAAGTACAAGACTGGAGCCAAAAGAGAAATCAGCTGTTTAAACTACACAAGGTTTCCGACACAGATTTGGGCACGCAGCTACTTTTGCCAGTCCCTGAGTCAGCAAGGACACCCTGGAGAATCCCTTCCTCAAATAAGAGGTAAGCTCTGCATTTCAATAATATGCAGATGAACTGCAGGGATGAAGCAGAGTATTTGAATAATCCTCAGCAAGGGAAAACCCAATCCATAAGAGCTGGAAGCAATTTGCTCAGAGATAACTCAAGATGCAGGTGTAGTTTCAGTTCTCATTTCCCAAGGCTGCATGGAGAGCCAGCAAAGATCAGAAATGACACCAAATCTCAGGTTGTCCCCAGAGCTGAGCAAATCAAACCTGTCCTCACAGACAGAGGAAGGCCAGGAAGAGCAGAGCCCAGTCCCACCACAGAGCTGTACCCACCTCATCCTCCAGGGCACACGCAGCCCCCGGATCCTCCCTGCCCTCAGGGGTGCACTCCACTAGCGCTGAAGTTCctttggatgctgctggatCTTTAACAGCTTGACCTTTTTTCCTGTCTACCCCTTCCCAGGCACTTTCCACTGCTTGGAGGATATATGCTGTCCTGGTTTCATCTCTAAGAGCACAGCATTAAGGACATTCCTGGATGTATATGTTTAGGGATAACCTTGAAGTTAACTACATGATTGTCAGCGAGATCCAAACTTGTGTCTGCATCAACACTCACAAAACCATGAAATTATTtagtgggaagggaccttaaagctcattccATCTTATCCCACTCCCTGTCTTGGGCAAGGACAGCTTCTattagaccaggctgctccaagccctgtccagcctggccttggacacttccagggatggggcagcttctctgggaaacaactcctccctctccttttttattctgttaAGGGAAAACTTTCCACTACTCCTTGCCAGTCATGCAGCTTAATCAGAGGCAGAAATGTCACTGTTGTAAAAAAATCCAAGAGCAGCCAGGTGCTTGCAGCAAAGCCCAAGGATACAGTGCAGAGGATGCCTGCTGGAGCAGACTCACATCATCCTCAACGGGGAACAGCTCGTCATAGTCACGGAGAAATCTGAAAACACAGGAGCAAGTTTAATCATTGGAGCCCAATTAATTACCACTACTGTGCCTCTCTGACTGCCTCGGTGCTCAGGTAGGAACAGAGAACCTCTCACCCAGTGCTGGATTCCAGCCATCCCTGATTTTGGTTTAACTACACTACAGCAACACTCCTCAGGTGTGAGGGCTGCAACCCAGGGCTGCATTACAGGGGAAATCTGCTTTACCACATGAAAGTGCTCAGAATGCCAGCATGGGGAGGAGGACAAGATGGAATACTGAGTGCTGCCAATTCCTTTGCATCTCCAGCATTagtgtttaatatttttctggtCTGGTCAGCCCAGCTGGAAAGCACAGACCAGTAATAACAGCCCAACTTGTCAAGGCAGCTAATGGCTAAATTGCTCCTCTCCTCTTTGAGAGGCTGGATTAAAGGGAGTGAAGAATTgcatttcccagtgccagggtcTGTGCTGCAGGCTGAAAACCTCTCACTGCACTTCTCCCAACTACTTAGAACGATTTTGACTCCCAAATGCCTCATAATGCTGCCTCAGGCAATTCTCCTGTAAAGAATTGCAGAGAAAAGATCTGAGCCCCCCTCAGGCCTCTTTCCAGCCAGACTCACCTCCTTTCCTGAAGCACCGATGTGAAGATCTGCAGAAATTCCTCAATAAACGGCTGAATATTCtcacagctgcaggaaacaCAGCACAGTGAGCACTCAGAGGCAAGCCTGCCAAGGTTTGGCCCCACCAGCCAAACCACTCACATTTACACACCAAGGGAAAGCCCCATTTGAAAAGAGGTTTCAGGCCACATTTGACTTTCACAGGAGCAAAGAGTCAAATGGAAGCAAGTGGTTTTTAAGGTTTCAGTAAACATTTCGGCACTTAGATCTAAAGCTGTATCACACCTAGAATAAGTTTTCAGACAGACTTTACAAATAGTTTGATGCCTCAGACTTGCAGTGAGCAGAAAAGGGTGTGTAGAACATTTGTAATTGTGCCTTTATTATGTCTTTGGATTACACCAGTGAATCTTCCAGAAAGTTTGTGCTCACCTGTGCAAGAACACCTGCCAAGCAAACTCCCACTGCAGCCTCAGTGCCCAAACCCCTGGGGACTGCTGAGGCTTCAAAGCTTTGTTCCAAGGCAcctttgggtgggaagggacctcaaagcccatccagttccacctcctgccatgggcagggacaccttccactatcccagggtgctccaagcacCATCCAGTCTTGCTTGGACAtttccagcttctctgggcaccctgtgccagggcctgcccactcTCACatggaacaattccttcccaatatccctgccctctgtctgTGGAaagtc
This region includes:
- the ASCC2 gene encoding activating signal cointegrator 1 complex subunit 2 isoform X1; translation: MPALPLDELQLTERDPETGKLRTFPALHPDIKADRSFVLYKPPPAIRDPALVEEFLERAKFIADDLNWLLALPHDKFWCQVIFDETLQKCLDSYLRSAPRKFDALWDCHPEVNELQKCLHRSVFLTFLRMSTHKESKDHFITPSVFGKIIYNNFLFDIPKILDLCVLFGKGNGLLLQKMIGNIFTQQPSYFSDLDETLPTVLQVFNNILHKCGLQCEGASAEPQKLEEKVSVTAGNMPVQELKDIVLYLCDTCTTLWAFLDVFPLACQTFQKHEFCYRLASFYELAIPELESAIKKRHYEDNSVFADLWRRVSHSRKKMIEVFHILINQVCLQPILESSCENIQPFIEEFLQIFTSVLQERRFLRDYDELFPVEDDVSLLQQASSALDETRTAYILQAVESAWEGVDRKKGQAVKDPAASKGTSALVECTPEGREDPGAACALEDECAGAVAAPVTRVSGVELDSLISQVKDLLPDLGEGFILACLEEYGYDTEQVINNILEDKLVPYLCKLDRRMQRQLKTDPTPLVSSRYNVFQNDEFDVFSRDAVDMSRIQKGKRREKDTTRSLVNDKRLVREQRQRYSQYSVVLQELPLQPGAAQDCEGYEDYEDEYDDTYDGNQVGANDADSDDELISRRPFTIPQVLRPKGQEEGQETEEEDEEEEEEAEKERTKDHFVQDPAVLRERAEARRQAFLARKGHKHDSSAVVGNAKGHGQNRETVQERRKKEANKSTRANHNRRAMADRKRSKGMIPS
- the ASCC2 gene encoding activating signal cointegrator 1 complex subunit 2 isoform X3, which translates into the protein MPALPLDELQLTERDPETGKLRTFPALHPDIKADRSFVLYKPPPAIRDPALVEEFLERAKFIADDLNWLLALPHDKFWCQVIFDETLQKCLDSYLRSAPRKFDALWDCHPEVNELQKCLHRSVFLTFLRMSTHKESKDHFITPSVFGKIIYNNFLFDIPKILDLCVLFGKGNGLLLQKMIGNIFTQQPSYFSDLDETLPTVLQVFNNILHKCGLQCEGASAEPQKLEEKVSVTAGNMPVQELKDIVLYLCDTCTTLWAFLDVFPLACQTFQKHEFCYRLASFYELAIPELESAIKKRHYEDNSVFADLWRRVSHSRKKMIEVFHILINQVCLQPILESSCENIQPFIEEFLQIFTSVLQERRFLRDYDELFPVEDDCAGAVAAPVTRVSGVELDSLISQVKDLLPDLGEGFILACLEEYGYDTEQVINNILEDKLVPYLCKLDRRMQRQLKTDPTPLVSSRYNVFQNDEFDVFSRDAVDMSRIQKGKRREKDTTRSLVNDKRLVREQRQRYSQYSVVLQELPLQPGAAQDCEGYEDYEDEYDDTYDGNQVGANDADSDDELISRRPFTIPQVLRPKGQEEGQETEEEDEEEEEEAEKERTKDHFVQDPAVLRERAEARRQAFLARKGHKHDSSAVVGNAKGHGQNRETVQERRKKEANKSTRANHNRRAMADRKRSKGMIPS
- the ASCC2 gene encoding activating signal cointegrator 1 complex subunit 2 isoform X2, whose amino-acid sequence is MPALPLDELQLTERDPETGKLRTFPALHPDIKADRSFVLYKPPPAIRDPALVEEFLERAKFIADDLNWLLALPHDKFWCQVIFDETLQKCLDSYLRSAPRKFDALWDCHPEVNELQKCLHRSVFLTFLRMSTHKESKDHFITPSVFGKIIYNNFLFDIPKILDLCVLFGKGNGLLLQKMIGNIFTQQPSYFSDLDETLPTVLQVFNNILHKCGLQCEGASAEPQKLEEKVSVTAGNMPVQELKDIVLYLCDTCTTLWAFLDVFPLACQTFQKHEFCYSVFADLWRRVSHSRKKMIEVFHILINQVCLQPILESSCENIQPFIEEFLQIFTSVLQERRFLRDYDELFPVEDDVSLLQQASSALDETRTAYILQAVESAWEGVDRKKGQAVKDPAASKGTSALVECTPEGREDPGAACALEDECAGAVAAPVTRVSGVELDSLISQVKDLLPDLGEGFILACLEEYGYDTEQVINNILEDKLVPYLCKLDRRMQRQLKTDPTPLVSSRYNVFQNDEFDVFSRDAVDMSRIQKGKRREKDTTRSLVNDKRLVREQRQRYSQYSVVLQELPLQPGAAQDCEGYEDYEDEYDDTYDGNQVGANDADSDDELISRRPFTIPQVLRPKGQEEGQETEEEDEEEEEEAEKERTKDHFVQDPAVLRERAEARRQAFLARKGHKHDSSAVVGNAKGHGQNRETVQERRKKEANKSTRANHNRRAMADRKRSKGMIPS